A window of the Verminephrobacter eiseniae EF01-2 genome harbors these coding sequences:
- the gsiB gene encoding glutathione ABC transporter substrate-binding protein GsiB: MKQSSFSMRWASALLGLAALAASGSALAAKDVVLAIGYQPETLDPYNTNTTITTAVTKTFYEGLFQFDKDLKVQNALAEGYEVSKDGLVYTIGLRSGVKFHDGTDFNAEAVKVTLDRVLNQDNKLLRRNQFNRVGKVEALNPSTVRITLKEPFGPFIHSLAHASAAMISPAALKKWGNKDIAFHPVGTGPFEFVEWKQTDAVKAKKFDGYWKKGFPKIDNLQWKPVLENNTRAAMLQTGEADFAFPIPYEQAELLKKSDRLEVMASPSIIMRFLAFNMLQKPYDNPKVREAIGYAINKEALAKVAFGGYAIPAQGVLPQGVKFAEKMAPIPYDVKKAKALLAEAGYPNGFESVLWGAYNNTTSQKTIQFVQQQLAQVGIKLQVQALEVGQRTEMVEAWPDPKTAKVRMYYTGWSSSTGEADWGLRPLFASESWAPKLNNMSFYKSDVVDNALAKALITVDDKEKAALYKTAQEEIRKDLPRVPLVTEQNLSAHAKRLSGVYVMPDANINFDAIAVSN; the protein is encoded by the coding sequence ATGAAGCAATCTTCTTTCTCCATGCGCTGGGCATCCGCACTGCTGGGCCTGGCCGCGCTCGCCGCCTCGGGCTCGGCACTGGCTGCCAAAGACGTGGTGCTGGCCATCGGCTACCAGCCGGAAACGCTGGACCCGTACAACACCAACACGACCATCACCACGGCCGTGACCAAGACCTTCTACGAAGGCCTGTTCCAGTTCGACAAGGACCTGAAGGTGCAGAACGCGCTCGCCGAGGGCTACGAGGTCTCCAAGGACGGCCTGGTCTACACCATCGGGCTGCGCAGCGGCGTCAAGTTCCACGACGGCACCGACTTCAACGCCGAAGCCGTGAAGGTCACGCTCGACCGCGTGCTGAACCAGGACAACAAGCTGCTGCGCCGCAACCAGTTCAACCGCGTCGGCAAGGTCGAGGCGCTGAATCCGAGCACCGTGCGCATCACGCTCAAGGAGCCCTTCGGCCCCTTCATCCACTCGCTGGCCCACGCCTCGGCCGCGATGATCTCGCCGGCCGCGCTCAAGAAGTGGGGCAACAAGGACATCGCCTTCCACCCCGTGGGCACAGGCCCCTTCGAGTTCGTCGAGTGGAAGCAGACCGACGCGGTCAAGGCCAAGAAGTTCGACGGCTACTGGAAGAAGGGCTTTCCGAAGATCGACAACCTGCAGTGGAAGCCGGTGCTCGAAAACAACACGCGCGCCGCGATGCTGCAGACCGGCGAAGCCGACTTTGCCTTCCCCATTCCCTACGAGCAGGCCGAGCTGCTGAAGAAGAGCGACAGGCTCGAAGTGATGGCATCGCCCTCGATCATCATGCGCTTCCTGGCCTTCAACATGCTGCAAAAGCCGTATGACAACCCGAAGGTGCGCGAAGCCATCGGCTACGCCATCAACAAGGAAGCGCTGGCCAAGGTGGCCTTCGGCGGCTATGCGATTCCTGCGCAAGGCGTGCTGCCCCAGGGCGTGAAGTTCGCCGAAAAGATGGCGCCCATTCCCTACGACGTGAAGAAGGCCAAGGCCCTGCTGGCCGAAGCCGGCTACCCGAATGGCTTCGAGTCGGTGCTGTGGGGCGCCTACAACAACACGACCAGCCAGAAGACGATCCAGTTCGTGCAGCAGCAGCTCGCACAGGTGGGCATCAAGCTGCAGGTGCAGGCGCTCGAAGTGGGCCAGCGCACCGAGATGGTCGAAGCCTGGCCCGATCCGAAGACGGCCAAGGTGCGCATGTACTACACGGGCTGGTCGTCGTCCACGGGTGAAGCCGACTGGGGTCTGCGCCCGCTGTTCGCCTCCGAATCGTGGGCGCCGAAGCTCAACAACATGTCTTTCTACAAGAGCGACGTGGTCGACAACGCACTCGCCAAGGCGCTGATCACGGTGGACGACAAGGAAAAGGCCGCGCTCTACAAGACCGCGCAGGAAGAGATCCGCAAGGACCTGCCGCGCGTGCCGCTGGTCACCGAGCAGAACCTGTCGGCGCACGCCAAGCGCCTGTCGGGTGTCTACGTCATGCCTGACGCGAACATCAACTTCGACGCGATTGCCGTGTCGAACTGA
- the gsiC gene encoding glutathione ABC transporter permease GsiC has translation MLNYFLKRLLGLIPTLLIVAVLVFLFVHMLPGDPARLAAGQGADEQTVAMVRAELGLDKPLLQQFVGFFSHMLQGDFGTSIRTRRPVSTEIGERFFPTVMLTITSMVWAVIFGMGIGIISAVYRNQWPDRIGMTLAVSGISFPAFALGMLLMQIFSVQLGWLPTVGAATWKHYILPSITLGAAVAAVMARFTRASFVEVIQEDFVRTARAKGVRESSVVFKHTLRNALIPVVTMMGLQFGFLLGGSILVEAVFNWPGLGRLLVDAVQMRDYPVIQTLVLLFSLEFILINLVVDVLYGLINPTIRYK, from the coding sequence ATGCTGAATTACTTTCTCAAACGCCTGCTGGGCCTGATCCCGACACTGCTCATCGTGGCCGTGCTGGTGTTCCTGTTCGTCCACATGCTCCCCGGCGACCCGGCGCGCCTTGCCGCCGGCCAGGGCGCCGACGAGCAGACCGTGGCCATGGTGCGCGCGGAGCTCGGGCTGGACAAGCCGCTGCTGCAGCAGTTCGTGGGCTTCTTCAGCCACATGCTGCAAGGCGACTTCGGCACCTCGATCCGCACGCGGCGGCCGGTGTCGACGGAGATCGGCGAGCGTTTCTTTCCGACGGTGATGCTGACCATCACCAGCATGGTGTGGGCGGTGATCTTCGGCATGGGCATCGGCATCATCTCGGCCGTGTACCGCAACCAATGGCCCGACCGCATCGGCATGACGCTGGCGGTGTCGGGCATCTCCTTTCCTGCATTTGCATTGGGCATGCTGCTGATGCAGATCTTCTCGGTGCAACTCGGCTGGCTGCCCACGGTGGGCGCCGCGACCTGGAAGCACTACATCCTGCCCTCGATCACGCTGGGCGCGGCCGTAGCGGCCGTGATGGCCCGCTTCACGCGCGCCTCGTTCGTCGAAGTGATCCAGGAAGATTTCGTGCGCACCGCGCGCGCCAAGGGTGTGCGCGAATCCAGCGTGGTGTTCAAGCACACGCTGCGCAATGCGCTGATACCGGTGGTCACGATGATGGGCCTGCAGTTCGGCTTTCTGCTGGGCGGCTCGATCCTCGTGGAGGCGGTGTTCAACTGGCCCGGCCTGGGCCGCCTGCTGGTCGATGCCGTGCAGATGCGTGACTACCCGGTGATCCAGACGCTGGTGCTGCTGTTCTCGCTCGAATTCATCCTGATCAACCTCGTGGTCGATGTGCTGTACGGCCTCATCAACCCGACCATCCGCTACAAGTGA
- the gsiD gene encoding glutathione ABC transporter permease GsiD, with product MTQDSGVPAESIVPLSPVAVGQTAGKVRTPWGECWRRFKKQPVGIVAAIFVGLLVCIAVIAPWIAPFDPENFFDYDTLNSGPSATHWFGVDPLGRDIFSRILAGTRISLAAGFLSVLVGGIIGTAFGLLAGYYEGWWDRIVMRISDVLFAFPGILLALGVVAILGSSMTNVVVAVAVFSVPAFARLVRGNTLVLKQQTYIEAERSIGASDWTIIVRHILPGTISSIVVYFSMRVGTSIITAASLSFLGMGAQPPTPEWGAMLNEARADMVTSPHVALFPSLAIFLTVLAFNLLGDALRDALDPKIERQ from the coding sequence ATGACGCAAGATTCCGGCGTGCCTGCCGAATCCATCGTTCCTCTTTCTCCTGTCGCCGTGGGGCAAACCGCGGGCAAGGTCCGCACGCCCTGGGGCGAATGCTGGCGCCGCTTCAAGAAGCAGCCCGTGGGCATCGTGGCAGCCATCTTCGTGGGGCTGCTGGTGTGCATCGCGGTGATCGCACCATGGATCGCGCCCTTCGACCCCGAGAACTTCTTCGACTACGACACGCTGAACAGCGGGCCTTCGGCCACGCACTGGTTCGGCGTCGATCCGCTGGGCCGCGACATCTTCAGCCGCATCCTGGCGGGCACGCGCATCTCGCTGGCAGCCGGCTTTTTGTCGGTGCTGGTGGGCGGCATCATCGGCACGGCCTTCGGCCTGCTGGCGGGCTACTACGAAGGCTGGTGGGACCGCATCGTGATGCGCATCTCGGACGTGCTGTTCGCCTTCCCCGGCATCCTGCTGGCGCTGGGCGTGGTGGCCATCCTGGGCAGCAGCATGACCAACGTGGTGGTGGCGGTGGCGGTGTTCAGCGTGCCGGCCTTTGCGCGCCTGGTGCGCGGCAACACGCTGGTGCTCAAGCAGCAGACCTACATCGAGGCCGAGCGCAGCATCGGCGCGTCCGACTGGACCATCATCGTGCGGCACATCCTGCCGGGCACGATCTCGTCGATCGTCGTGTACTTCTCGATGCGCGTGGGCACCTCGATCATCACGGCGGCCAGCCTGTCGTTTCTGGGCATGGGCGCACAGCCGCCGACGCCCGAGTGGGGCGCGATGCTCAACGAAGCCCGTGCCGACATGGTGACCTCGCCGCACGTGGCGCTGTTCCCGAGCCTGGCCATCTTCTTGACCGTGCTGGCCTTCAACCTGCTGGGCGACGCCCTGCGCGACGCGCTCGATCCGAAGATCGAGCGCCAGTAA
- a CDS encoding P1 family peptidase has translation MASTTSLPFIGTLPAGTRDAITDVAGVTVGHRTLADGPVQTGVTVIRPHAGDPFRDKVPAAAVVLNGFGKSVGLVQLAELGVLETPIALTNTFSVGTVATAQIRACAAANPETGRTLPAVNPLVFECNDGFLNDIQRLAVTEADYLQALAATDADFAQGSVGAGRGMSSFQLKGGIGSASRRVAIVDGTTCTVGALVLANYGRQPQLVLAGHAVGEKLAALQQASKEASEPEQGSIIIVVATDAPLDARQLRRLALRAGAGLARTGSVFGHGSGDLVLAFSTAYTVPDRADRPMPAVAMLHDTLLDGLFQAAADSTEQAIFHALWRATPVTGRDGNHRAALGELLPASSLSPLV, from the coding sequence ATGGCCTCGACGACCTCCCTGCCCTTCATCGGCACCCTCCCTGCGGGCACGCGCGACGCCATCACCGACGTCGCGGGCGTCACGGTTGGCCACCGCACGCTGGCCGACGGCCCGGTGCAGACCGGCGTGACCGTGATCCGTCCGCACGCGGGCGACCCGTTCCGCGACAAGGTGCCGGCCGCAGCCGTGGTGCTCAACGGTTTCGGCAAGAGCGTGGGGCTGGTGCAACTGGCCGAACTCGGCGTGCTGGAAACGCCCATCGCGCTGACCAACACCTTCTCGGTCGGCACCGTGGCGACAGCGCAGATCCGCGCGTGCGCGGCGGCCAACCCCGAGACCGGCCGCACGCTGCCCGCCGTGAACCCGCTGGTCTTCGAGTGCAACGACGGTTTTCTCAACGACATCCAGCGGCTCGCCGTGACCGAGGCCGACTATCTGCAGGCACTGGCCGCCACCGATGCGGACTTTGCGCAGGGCTCGGTCGGCGCGGGGCGCGGCATGTCGAGCTTTCAACTGAAGGGCGGCATCGGCAGTGCGTCGCGCCGCGTGGCGATAGTCGACGGCACGACCTGCACGGTCGGCGCGCTGGTGCTGGCGAACTACGGGCGCCAGCCGCAACTGGTGCTGGCCGGGCATGCAGTGGGCGAAAAGCTCGCAGCACTGCAGCAAGCATCGAAGGAAGCGTCGGAGCCCGAGCAGGGCTCGATCATCATCGTCGTCGCCACCGATGCACCGCTCGACGCGCGCCAGTTGCGCCGCCTCGCACTGCGCGCCGGCGCGGGGCTGGCCCGCACCGGTTCGGTCTTCGGCCACGGCAGCGGCGACCTGGTGCTGGCTTTCTCTACCGCCTACACCGTGCCCGACCGCGCCGACCGCCCCATGCCGGCCGTCGCGATGCTGCACGACACGCTGCTCGACGGGCTGTTCCAGGCCGCAGCCGACAGCACCGAGCAGGCTATTTTTCATGCGCTGTGGCGCGCCACGCCCGTCACGGGGCGCGACGGCAACCACCGCGCTGCGCTCGGCGAACTGCTGCCGGCGTCTTCCCTTTCACCTCTCGTTTAG
- a CDS encoding M55 family metallopeptidase, giving the protein MKVLISTDIEGVAGVYHHEQTRQGNPEYERARVLMAHEANAAIAGAFDAGATEVLVNDSHGGFRNMPPDMLDARARVVQGKPRYLSMVAGVEEDGVQALCMLGYHSRAQGRGILAHTINGFAFAGIRFGDQELGEAGIYGALAGAYGVPVVMGSGDDMFIAENRALFPHATFVQTKKATGFNSGVSLSSEQSRQAIRAGVIEALAARANARPLVFKGPQVVTLRTQSPMMADLFCQWPSFERVDGVTLRFSADTVEAAVRVLNCCSAMSSMLR; this is encoded by the coding sequence ATGAAAGTCCTGATCTCCACCGACATCGAAGGCGTGGCGGGCGTCTACCACCACGAGCAGACACGCCAGGGCAACCCCGAATACGAACGCGCGCGCGTGCTGATGGCACACGAGGCCAACGCCGCGATTGCCGGCGCCTTCGACGCCGGCGCCACCGAGGTGCTGGTGAACGACTCGCACGGCGGCTTTCGCAACATGCCGCCCGACATGCTCGACGCACGCGCCCGTGTCGTGCAGGGCAAGCCGCGCTACCTGAGCATGGTGGCCGGCGTGGAAGAAGACGGTGTGCAGGCGCTCTGCATGCTCGGCTACCACTCGCGCGCGCAAGGCCGCGGCATCCTCGCGCACACGATCAACGGCTTTGCCTTTGCGGGCATCCGCTTTGGCGATCAGGAACTGGGCGAGGCCGGGATCTACGGCGCGCTGGCCGGCGCGTACGGCGTGCCCGTGGTGATGGGCAGCGGCGACGACATGTTCATCGCCGAGAACCGCGCGCTCTTTCCGCACGCGACCTTCGTGCAGACCAAGAAGGCGACGGGCTTCAACAGCGGCGTGTCGCTCTCGTCGGAGCAATCGCGCCAGGCGATCCGTGCCGGCGTGATCGAAGCGCTGGCCGCGCGTGCCAATGCACGTCCGCTGGTCTTCAAGGGCCCGCAGGTGGTCACGCTGCGCACCCAGTCGCCGATGATGGCCGACCTGTTCTGCCAATGGCCGAGCTTCGAGCGCGTCGACGGCGTCACGCTGCGTTTCAGTGCTGACACGGTGGAAGCAGCCGTGCGCGTGCTGAACTGCTGCTCGGCGATGTCGTCGATGCTGCGCTGA
- a CDS encoding class II fumarate hydratase, translated as MTAMRIESDAFGAIEIPADRYWGAQTQRALGVFEIGEERFPACLIHAFGLQKMAAARANLRCGALDAAKAAPIIEAATELRGGRFDDHFPLTVWQTGSGTQTNMNANEVIANRANELLGQPLGTKSPVHPNDHVNASQSSNDSFPTVMHIATVLEITQRLRPALQLLQDRLRERSEAFADVLKVARTHLMDAVPMTLGQSFDAFARQIGHGIDRIDATLARLHLLAQGGTAAGTGLNAPRGFDAAFCQELSALCGADFAPNPSKFEGMASHDALVEVSGALNVLATSLVKMANDVRLLGSGPRCGLGELRIPDDGLTSSIMPGKRNPSIAEVVVQAALQAMGNHVTITMAGASGNFELNVAKPLIIQNLLQSIRVLADASRVFAERLVKGIEPDRARLASNVDNALLAVTALNPVLGYDRVAGITRAALAQGITPRAAAIALDLLSGDEYDRLVDPAAMAGHA; from the coding sequence ATGACAGCCATGCGCATCGAGTCCGACGCATTCGGGGCGATCGAGATTCCTGCCGACCGCTACTGGGGCGCGCAGACCCAGCGTGCGCTGGGCGTCTTCGAGATCGGCGAAGAGCGTTTCCCGGCATGCCTGATCCATGCCTTCGGCTTGCAAAAGATGGCCGCGGCACGCGCCAACCTGCGCTGCGGCGCGCTCGATGCAGCCAAGGCTGCGCCGATCATCGAAGCCGCAACCGAGCTGCGGGGCGGTCGCTTCGATGATCACTTCCCGCTGACCGTGTGGCAGACGGGCTCCGGCACGCAGACCAACATGAATGCGAACGAGGTCATCGCCAACCGTGCCAACGAGTTGCTGGGCCAGCCGCTGGGCACCAAGTCGCCGGTGCATCCGAACGACCATGTCAATGCATCGCAGTCGTCGAATGACAGTTTCCCGACGGTGATGCACATCGCCACCGTGCTTGAAATCACGCAACGGCTGCGGCCCGCGTTGCAGTTGTTGCAAGACCGCCTGCGCGAACGCAGCGAGGCCTTCGCGGATGTGCTGAAGGTCGCGCGCACCCACCTGATGGACGCTGTACCGATGACGCTGGGGCAGAGCTTCGATGCCTTCGCGCGCCAGATCGGCCACGGCATCGACCGCATCGACGCCACGCTGGCGCGCCTGCATCTGCTGGCACAAGGCGGCACGGCGGCGGGCACCGGGCTCAACGCGCCGCGAGGGTTCGACGCTGCGTTCTGCCAGGAGTTGAGCGCGCTGTGCGGCGCGGACTTCGCCCCCAACCCCAGCAAGTTCGAAGGCATGGCCTCGCACGATGCGCTGGTGGAAGTGTCGGGCGCGCTCAACGTGCTCGCGACCTCGCTGGTGAAGATGGCCAACGACGTGCGATTGCTGGGTTCCGGGCCTCGCTGCGGGCTTGGCGAGCTGCGCATTCCCGACGACGGTCTTACGAGCTCGATCATGCCGGGCAAGCGAAACCCGAGCATCGCCGAGGTGGTGGTGCAGGCCGCGCTGCAGGCGATGGGCAACCACGTGACCATCACCATGGCGGGCGCCTCGGGCAACTTCGAACTCAACGTGGCCAAGCCGTTGATCATCCAGAACCTGCTGCAATCGATCCGCGTGCTGGCCGATGCGTCCCGCGTGTTCGCCGAGCGACTGGTCAAGGGCATAGAGCCCGATCGAGCGCGGCTTGCGTCGAACGTTGATAACGCGCTGCTGGCGGTGACGGCCTTGAACCCCGTGCTGGGCTACGACCGTGTGGCGGGCATCACGCGCGCGGCGCTGGCGCAAGGCATCACCCCGCGGGCGGCCGCCATTGCTTTGGATCTGCTCAGCGGCGATGAGTACGACCGGCTCGTCGATCCTGCGGCGATGGCGGGTCACGCTTGA
- a CDS encoding tripartite tricarboxylate transporter substrate binding protein BugD, which produces MTDMKKLAARALLAVAFAAAAHGACAQAYPARPVTWVVPFAAGGPTDALARAMADRVARGLGQPIIIDNAPGAGGTVGTAKASRAAADGYTMLVGHMGYMGAAPALYKKLAYDPVKDFAPVFRFPDTPLVLMVRKEHPAKDIEALVGFGKANPDKLFISNAGVGSSSHLIAALFAASAGIKISQVPYKGAGPALVDVIGGQVDGIFDQTNTALPQIEEAKVRALAVTSKARLAQLKDVPTLGETVLPGFEASTWYGIYAPKGTPQAVLDKVQQAYLKVMRDKAFTDRLAEQAIQMLPPEQYTGSALGKHTEAEVMRWKAVAAKAHISLD; this is translated from the coding sequence ATGACCGACATGAAGAAGCTGGCAGCCCGCGCGCTGCTGGCCGTGGCCTTTGCCGCCGCCGCGCATGGCGCGTGCGCCCAGGCCTACCCGGCCCGACCGGTGACCTGGGTCGTGCCTTTCGCCGCAGGGGGGCCCACGGATGCGCTGGCGCGGGCCATGGCGGACAGGGTGGCGCGCGGGCTGGGCCAGCCGATCATCATCGACAACGCACCGGGCGCGGGTGGCACGGTGGGCACCGCGAAGGCATCGCGTGCGGCGGCCGACGGCTACACCATGCTCGTCGGGCACATGGGCTACATGGGCGCAGCCCCCGCGCTCTACAAGAAGCTCGCCTACGACCCGGTCAAGGACTTCGCGCCGGTGTTTCGCTTTCCGGACACGCCGCTGGTGCTGATGGTGCGCAAGGAGCATCCCGCCAAGGACATCGAGGCGCTGGTCGGCTTCGGCAAGGCCAATCCCGACAAACTCTTCATCAGCAACGCCGGTGTCGGCTCGAGCTCGCACCTCATCGCCGCCTTGTTCGCCGCCTCGGCCGGCATCAAGATTTCGCAGGTTCCATACAAGGGCGCGGGGCCGGCGTTGGTCGACGTGATCGGCGGCCAGGTCGACGGCATCTTCGATCAGACCAATACCGCCCTGCCGCAGATCGAGGAGGCCAAGGTCCGGGCACTGGCCGTGACGTCCAAGGCCAGGCTGGCGCAACTGAAGGACGTGCCCACGCTCGGAGAAACCGTCCTGCCCGGCTTCGAGGCTTCCACCTGGTACGGCATCTACGCGCCCAAGGGAACGCCGCAAGCCGTGCTCGACAAGGTGCAGCAGGCGTATCTGAAAGTGATGCGCGACAAGGCGTTCACCGACCGGCTCGCCGAGCAGGCGATACAGATGCTGCCGCCCGAGCAGTACACCGGCAGCGCACTCGGAAAGCACACCGAGGCGGAGGTGATGCGCTGGAAGGCCGTGGCGGCCAAGGCGCACATCTCCCTGGACTGA
- a CDS encoding class-II fumarase/aspartase family protein, with protein MPSASIPMASTVVDSILFRDAFGTAQMRALFSDHALIQRYIDAEVALARAEAKAGVIPADAAETIARESRIGRIDFDHMRHETDIVGYPILPLVHQLVAMCGDAGRYVHWGATTQDIMDTAVALQVRDALDVIDAQIRDLRGILADLARKHRDTPMAGRTHLQQALPVTFGYKAAIWLAMFDRHQQRLAELRPRVAVVEFAGAAGTLASLGDKGFEVQAAMAEELKLGVPATTWHVARDGFAEAVNLLALVTGSLGKIALDIMIMASTEFAEVYEPFVKGRGASSTMPQKRNPISSELMLAASKAVRQHAGLMVDAMVQDFERATGPWHAEWIAIPESFILTAGALHQARFALGGLIVDAPRMKHNLGISRGLIVAEAVMMGMAPHIGRQQAHDVVYDACRTVNEKGGTLAEALAALPEVTAHFDRAAIERLTDPVNYLGLAPQMVDRAIARSAQVTA; from the coding sequence ATGCCTTCCGCCTCCATCCCGATGGCCAGCACCGTCGTCGATTCGATCCTTTTTCGTGACGCCTTCGGCACGGCGCAGATGCGCGCGCTGTTCTCCGACCACGCGCTGATCCAGCGCTACATCGACGCCGAAGTCGCGCTGGCGCGGGCCGAGGCCAAGGCAGGTGTGATCCCCGCCGACGCGGCCGAGACCATCGCGCGCGAATCGCGCATCGGGCGCATCGATTTCGATCACATGCGCCATGAGACCGACATCGTCGGCTACCCCATCCTGCCGCTCGTGCACCAGTTGGTGGCGATGTGCGGCGACGCGGGCCGCTACGTGCACTGGGGCGCGACCACGCAGGACATCATGGACACGGCCGTGGCGCTGCAGGTGCGCGACGCGCTCGATGTCATCGATGCGCAGATCCGCGACCTGCGCGGCATCCTCGCGGACCTCGCGCGCAAGCACCGCGACACGCCGATGGCCGGGCGCACCCACCTGCAGCAGGCGCTGCCCGTGACCTTCGGCTACAAGGCCGCGATCTGGCTCGCGATGTTCGATCGCCACCAGCAGCGCCTGGCCGAGCTGCGTCCGCGCGTGGCCGTGGTCGAGTTCGCGGGCGCCGCCGGCACGCTGGCTTCGCTGGGCGACAAGGGCTTCGAGGTGCAGGCGGCGATGGCCGAGGAACTGAAACTTGGCGTGCCCGCCACCACCTGGCACGTGGCACGCGATGGTTTCGCCGAGGCGGTGAACCTGTTGGCGCTTGTGACCGGATCGCTGGGCAAGATCGCCCTGGACATCATGATCATGGCCTCGACAGAGTTTGCCGAGGTCTACGAGCCCTTTGTCAAAGGCCGCGGCGCGAGCAGCACCATGCCGCAGAAGCGCAATCCGATCTCCAGCGAGCTGATGCTCGCGGCCTCGAAGGCGGTGCGCCAGCATGCCGGGCTCATGGTCGACGCGATGGTGCAGGACTTCGAGCGCGCCACTGGCCCCTGGCATGCCGAGTGGATCGCGATTCCCGAGAGCTTCATTCTCACGGCCGGCGCGCTGCACCAGGCCAGGTTCGCGCTCGGCGGGCTGATCGTCGATGCACCGCGCATGAAGCACAACCTGGGCATCAGCCGCGGCCTCATCGTGGCCGAGGCGGTAATGATGGGTATGGCGCCCCACATCGGTCGCCAGCAGGCGCACGACGTGGTCTACGACGCCTGCCGCACGGTCAACGAAAAAGGCGGCACGCTGGCAGAAGCGTTGGCGGCATTGCCCGAGGTCACGGCGCATTTCGACCGCGCCGCGATCGAGCGCCTGACCGACCCCGTCAACTACCTCGGGCTCGCGCCGCAGATGGTGGACCGCGCGATCGCGCGGTCTGCCCAAGTGACGGCCTGA
- a CDS encoding GntR family transcriptional regulator, whose product MNKPRFTDIARHLEEGIASGHFPLGSLLPTELELRDHYQTSRHTVRMALQALQDAGLVSRRKNVGTRVESAVARAGFQQSLASVEDLMQYGAAHLRLAPEIDTISSNAALSRLLGCAAGTRWLRISGMRMEAGPQGLPLGWTDIYVDTKYEALEAHVRAAPDTLLSALIEQHYGLRVAEIVQQVRAVDASAAMAKRLHVEAGSATLQILRHYLDADGGVLVRSVATHPGERFFFTTRLQRAKG is encoded by the coding sequence ATGAATAAACCGCGCTTCACCGACATTGCCCGCCATCTCGAGGAGGGCATCGCCTCGGGCCACTTCCCGTTGGGCTCGCTGTTGCCGACCGAGCTCGAGCTGCGCGACCACTACCAGACCAGCCGGCATACGGTGCGCATGGCGCTGCAGGCGCTGCAGGACGCGGGGCTGGTATCGCGGCGCAAGAACGTAGGCACGCGCGTGGAGTCGGCGGTGGCGCGCGCGGGCTTCCAGCAGTCGCTGGCGTCGGTGGAAGACCTCATGCAATACGGTGCCGCGCACCTGCGCCTGGCGCCCGAGATCGACACCATCTCGAGCAATGCCGCGCTCTCTCGGCTGCTGGGGTGCGCGGCGGGAACGCGCTGGCTGCGAATCTCGGGCATGCGCATGGAGGCAGGCCCGCAGGGCCTGCCTCTGGGCTGGACCGACATCTACGTCGACACCAAGTACGAGGCGCTCGAAGCACATGTGCGTGCCGCCCCCGACACACTGCTCAGTGCGCTCATCGAGCAGCACTACGGCCTGCGCGTGGCCGAGATCGTGCAGCAGGTGCGCGCGGTCGACGCGTCGGCCGCGATGGCCAAGCGACTGCACGTCGAGGCTGGCAGCGCGACGCTGCAGATTCTGCGGCACTACCTGGATGCGGACGGCGGGGTGCTCGTGCGTTCAGTGGCCACGCACCCGGGCGAGCGCTTCTTCTTCACGACACGGCTGCAGCGGGCCAAGGGCTGA
- a CDS encoding LysR family transcriptional regulator, whose translation MQIDLRDIDYFLACAMHGRVTLAAEALDVGSPVVIEAIRRLEEEFNIELLTPACRHSSLTPWALNFADAVRGLSAGYADAVRVISEMKSQKTSVLRIGFPDPGRARQMALPLSTLLREQPGLRP comes from the coding sequence ATGCAGATCGATCTGCGCGACATCGACTACTTCCTGGCCTGCGCCATGCATGGGCGCGTGACCCTGGCCGCGGAGGCGCTCGATGTCGGTTCGCCGGTCGTCATCGAGGCGATCCGGCGGCTGGAAGAAGAATTCAACATCGAGCTGCTGACCCCGGCATGTCGCCATTCGAGCCTCACACCGTGGGCCTTGAACTTCGCGGACGCAGTGCGAGGGCTCAGTGCGGGGTATGCGGATGCCGTGCGCGTGATCTCCGAGATGAAGAGCCAGAAGACCAGCGTGTTGCGCATCGGGTTTCCCGACCCGGGGCGCGCACGCCAGATGGCATTGCCGCTGTCGACGCTGCTGCGCGAACAACCGGGACTGCGCCCGTAG